The region tattttattaaattaaatttatttacatttttataaatgaatttatgttttaatattaactaaaattaaattaatctttattaatttgaatattttaatttttttcaaagggAGTCTATTTTAATTACAATTATTATATATGTAACCAATGAGTTTTAACTTAGTAGGGGTATGTGATagtaaaaattaatcaaatttttaaaaaaatattaaaatatattattctttatatttaaattattaattataattatataagtagagaaataattttaaataatatcatATGATAACATAAATTAGTCTTtgtttacttttaaaaaattaatatttatatatatgtgaGTTGCCTATTTTGTTGTTAGTGAAGAATTATTTTGTGTATTTCTAATATAATATGAATAATGAAAAATAATGTTAACTAAATAGTAATAAGTGATaatgaaaatttaattattttatatgagtaaatccaatattttcaccattataaattatgttaatttttaattaaatttattagcaactaaataattttaaattaacaaTAATTACTAGTAGTAAGTGACAATTaagtaataaaattaatattttattaaaataaaaaaattatatttttttttgagtaaataaaaaaaaattatatttactaATTAATagtattataaattatataaaatataaatattgaaattaatttttggttatggtaataaataaataaaacactgATATCCTATCCTATCTGGATAAATTttattctatctctctcatcatgaTAACTTATGATAGATATGATAGGATAAGAAACATTATAGTGTTATTCTATCATGCTGATGTAACAAATAACACATTACAACATGATAGAATTACTGCTAATGCTATTCATCTTATCCTATATTATCTACTTATCTTATAAATATATGACATATTCGTGAGAAGTAACAACAAAGCAGAGAACTCTagaacacacacacacacacactctctctctctctctctctctgctctACTGAAGCTTTGTAGCAGCATGGAGAAGAAGGaaacagagaagaagaagaagaaacccaACCTCAACCTCACCGAGTTGATTCCTGAAATGATTGATCTTTCTCATGAGCATGCGAACAAGAGGATGATGATCAACGACAAAGAGAACCAGAACACTGTCTCTCTCCCTGACGATTTGATTCCATTGATTCTGGTGAGGTTACCTGTTCGATCTCTCCTCCGCTTCAAATCGGTGTGTAAGTCGTGGCTGTCTCTGATTTCAAATACCCAATTTGCAAAATCACATTTTGATCTAGCGGCTGCACCCACCCACCGTCTTCTTCTCAAAAGAATCAATGTTGGTTCTGAAATTCAATCATTGGATTTTGAAGCATCGCTTCGCGACGATTCTGCTGTGGTAAACCTCAAATTCCCACCCTACAGTGCCCCCTTTTATCTGGCTTTAGGTTCTTGCAGAGGGCTTATTCTGTTAGCAAAAATGATGGGTCCATCAGCTGGTGATCTCATTGTGTGGAACCCTTCAAATAGTTTCCACAGAGAAATTCAAGTAACCTATGGCTATGATGACTGGGATTCATGGTATGACCCATCATCAACCCGTGTCCGCCAAGGAATTCCTCCTTATGTTGGTTGTTTTTTGACTGGTTTTCTATATGGTTTTGGATATGATCAGTCCAGAGATGACTATTTGCTTGTTTTGTTACGATTTGGTAGACATGAACCTCAACCTCAAGCATTTGAGCATAGCCGTGAAGGCCTTCTTGTTTGTATGACAACTGGTGGACCTGAAGTGACTACATTTTCGCGGCCTCGGGTTGAGGTTTTGTCTGTGAAAACTAATGTGCCCTCCTTCATTTATGGCGAAGAGTTTGAATATGTGGAGCTCGGAAGTGCGTCCGCATCTGGTTTGTTCTTGAATAAGTCCCTACATTGGTTGGTCAAATCCAAGGCTACAGGGCTTCATGTAATCATTGCCTTTGATTTGGTTGAGAGGAGTTTATTCGAGATTCCTTTGACACCTGATTTGACACAGGAATTGGCAACACTTAAAATTTATCATTTGAGGGTACTGGGAGGATGTCTTGGTCTGTGTTGTAATGGTGCTGGTGTTGACCATGGAATGACTGAGATATGGGTCATGAAAGAGTATAGAGTGCAGTCTTCTTGGACTAGATATTTTGTTCTGCCTGAGTATTACTTTTTACCCATATGCTTCATTGAAGGTGGTGGTGTTTTTGGATCAAATAACAGTGGAAGATTTGAGAAATTTGATGATAACGGAGAACTGCTGGAGGATCACACATATGGACAAGAGAACGAAGATGTTTTTGGGTATTTTGACATGTACAAGGAGACCCTACTAACACTCCCTGGTGAACTATCTTGACCTTGAGGAAGCACATGAAGACAACTGTCATTACCTAGAAACATGGAAAAAATAGTAAGCAATGTTCTCCAACcctttttatttctttgttctAATTCATCTTGCATTATGAAAAACTAAAAGCTATATGCAGAATACCTAATACATGAAAATGATACCTTAAACCCATTGTTGTACTCTCCCTTTCTAAAGAATAATtcatttttgttaaaaaatgataattaaAATTGCAAGGAAAGATGAGATTTGGTGTTGGATTGAAtccaataaaaaatatttgatgCCTTGAATACTAGAAACATTAAAGGCTATTTGCCATATGAACTCGTGTTTCTCGCAAGCCACAAAGTAGCTATAGAATATTTTATACATTTTCCTTGATGTCATACTCCTAGTTTTTCTTCAAATGACGATACTGCGTTAGAGAATGTCATATGTATCATCCGATATTAAACAATCTAGTGTGAATGCAGCACTAGTGTATGTTTAAGTGGGGGTTTGGATTTCAGTAAAACTGGAGTTTGAAGCATACTTTCATATTTAGTTATGCTTCGAAGTAGATTTTATCAAACTTTAGTTGTAGTAAGTGCATGTTAGTTAgcatctttttttttcattttttttctaggTACTGTTATTGTGTTTACACTCTATTTCTCTTACCCTCTTTTACATGGTTTTCAAGTTATTTACATAGGGTGCTTTTTCTGCAAGCTATTGTTCTCTTGCATCCATTGGTGTTGAAGTTGTGAAGATATTGTTGATCTTAACCATATGGGAGCTAAAAGATGGTGATGGAGTAATGGGGTGAAATTGTTGAAACTAATCAAGTTGTGATCTCCATTGTTCTTGCATGTAATCAATTTAACCGTTTCATCACTCTGATTTAGAGTTGATTAGGTTTTCTATGATAGTTCCTGACATACTTTGTAGTTTCTGTCAGTATCTCGTATTTTCTGTTATTCAATTTCTAAAATAAGGAAAACTTTCATTGTACTAAACCCCTTTAGATAAGTGGTGTAGAATCCTTTGTGTATTTGATAAATTTCTAATTTCTCAAGAGAGTTTGGAGCAAAATGGCCATTGGTGTTTTTCCGTGAGCACATGATGCTTATGGTTGTAGGTTAATGCTTGAACTGAGACTTCTTAATGAAGCATGACTTGAGCAGTGCATCAAGCATGGCTTTcttgtttttatatatatatatatgataactATAATTAGTTACCTTTTAATTTTAGCGTGTTACTGCCTGCTTTTCTTTATTATTGCATGGTAATTGATTGTATTACTAGCTGAATCAGCTGGTATTGCAAGCAATAAATTACCTTCTTTATTGTAGCATTCATTTTCTACGTGATTATTGTTGGTATACTTTGTAGGTGTGCTCCATAAGTATACCTTTCTGGGGAAGAAAATTCTTACTTTTATTGCTTTCTAAAGTTTGCGTAGCATCTGCTATTTCCTGGCATGGTTATTGATCCTACCCTCTTAACTCAATGCCCTTTTTTCTTCTGTGGTACATTTAACTGAAAAGAATATGTGAAGACACAATTATTTCAGACAAGAAACAAAACATGGTGGATTTCAATTTAATTCTTATACGACTATTATTGAAGCATTGAGATGATTTGTTTAGAAGGCTACCTGATTATTCTCTTTTTGTCATTCTCATAAAGCTTTTCTTTGAGGTGGGTCATAAGAGGCAGGTCATGAATCACATTTGGCATATTATTGAAGACGAAGATGGATTTGTTAAAGTTAAATCTTACATGCTGCAATTGTACTAATTCTCATTTTGTTTTTGTCTAGTTTATTATGCCACTGATTTCCTAGATAGGCTGTTAGTTTGCAGCTTTTAATGTATGACTATTTTTGGTTGTTGGCTTTTGTgtgagtactctttttctcccttggggtttttcccactgggtttttcctagcgggttttaatgaggctctccATAAGCTTTCTTAGACACCAAAATAGTCCAAGGGTCGGGGAAGACTTTTAGCTATTGTGCCTGGGCTTGGGTGTTATTCTTTCTTGGCACTTTTTGTCAACTAATCTACATGAAAAGATTGTTCTCATAgtctatttatattattaatattaccATTTTGTtctcgaaaaaaaaattcttctacGGCTATTTTTGTGATGTGATAATTCAAGCATTCTTGATCCATCACTGTATTGAGACTAGCAAGCAAGTCATGAAggatttattttatattttaatgaattttttaaaGTAAGGGAGTTTATTTTAGATGaccaaatgagaaaaaaatattggatGAAAGTTTCTTATTTCCTTCTATTTATTGATACTACTTTGATTTAGAACTaaatatcatattttattttcagctcagagcctaaaaaaaaatattttcattcaatttttgctttttggatATTTAGAAAttatcttttatttaaaaaaattcctaTCTTGAATATAATATTTCTAGCATTCAGTTTTTAATAAGAAATCCTCTATATTTTCTTTATATCTTTAGAGAAATGATTCACTCTGTCATGTACTTTTTCAGAACAAGCAATCTAGGATGTTGATTTATTAAGGAACCTCCTCATGGAAAGGttcatacattttctttttgggacacTGATTCTCCTTTCCAATATGTTGGAATTAGAATTTCTAAAGCATACTTTTATATACACTCTTTAGTTTTTATGTATAGGTTACTATGAGCAAGCACACTTGTTTTTGTATGAGTAGAAAtattgtttgatttattgataaTCCttgtttattttccttttacCTTAATGTAGATGGGGAACCTTATTCTTGATAATGTCAAAGATCAAATGTATCA is a window of Lotus japonicus ecotype B-129 chromosome 5, LjGifu_v1.2 DNA encoding:
- the LOC130719185 gene encoding F-box/kelch-repeat protein At3g23880-like; its protein translation is MEKKETEKKKKKPNLNLTELIPEMIDLSHEHANKRMMINDKENQNTVSLPDDLIPLILVRLPVRSLLRFKSVCKSWLSLISNTQFAKSHFDLAAAPTHRLLLKRINVGSEIQSLDFEASLRDDSAVVNLKFPPYSAPFYLALGSCRGLILLAKMMGPSAGDLIVWNPSNSFHREIQVTYGYDDWDSWYDPSSTRVRQGIPPYVGCFLTGFLYGFGYDQSRDDYLLVLLRFGRHEPQPQAFEHSREGLLVCMTTGGPEVTTFSRPRVEVLSVKTNVPSFIYGEEFEYVELGSASASGLFLNKSLHWLVKSKATGLHVIIAFDLVERSLFEIPLTPDLTQELATLKIYHLRVLGGCLGLCCNGAGVDHGMTEIWVMKEYRVQSSWTRYFVLPEYYFLPICFIEGGGVFGSNNSGRFEKFDDNGELLEDHTYGQENEDVFGYFDMYKETLLTLPGELS